Genomic window (Tardiphaga sp. vice304):
GCCAGCCAGCATCAACGCTTCCGCGGCGAGATACACCGTGGACGAGAACGGCACCGGCGCCAGCGCGCGGCCCATTTCCTCGGCGATCACGCAGAGCTCCAGATGGCCCGCGCCGGAGCCGCCGAAGGCTTCGGGAATGGCGACCCCGAGGAAGCCCATGTCGGCGAGACCCTTCCAGAGCTCGCGGTCATAGGTCGCCTTGCCGTCGATCACGGCGCGCACCGCCTTCGGCGGGCATTTTTCCGAAAGGAAACGCCGGGCCTCGTCGCGAAGCTGCTTCTGGTCGTCGGAGAAATCGAAATTCATGGCGGTTACTCTGTTGCAAGATCAGTTGAGAATAATGACGTCCTCGCCCGGTGAATCGGCGTAGAGCCGCTCCACCAGATCGGCACGGCGGGCGAGCCCCGCGCGCTGGTTGACGTAGCCCTTGTCGGTGAGTTCGTTGCCGTCGATCGAGGCCGGCTCCACCATCCACATCGCACGCGCGATGCGCCGGCTGCTGCCGCCATCGGCATGGGCGTTGTGCGCCTCGAGGCCCTGCTTCAGGCAGGCCAGCACTTTAGGATGCTTCACTACTTCGGCGAAGCCCGCGTCCGGCTCGCCGATCAGCGCGCGGCAGGCGGCGAGATTGGGCCAGGCCAGCAGGCCGATCCAGGCGCGGTCCTGCCCGGCGACCAGCGCGTCCTGCACCACCGGCGTCGCCGCAGAGATGGCGTCGGTTCGCAGGCTGCCGACATGCACGAAGGTGCCGGTGGTCAGCTTGAAATCCTCCATGACGCGGCCGGAGAAGATCAGGCCCTGCACCGGATCTTGCTCATCGACGAATACCGCGGCGTCGCCGATCTTGTAGAAGCCTTCCTCGTCGAACGCAGCTTTGGTGAGATCGGGCTGGCGATAGTATCCCGGCATCACGTTGACGCCGCGCAGCCGCAATTCGTACTTGCCGTCCGTCGGCACCATCTTCACCTCGACGCCCGGGAACGGCAGGCCGATCAGGCCGACGCGCTCGGTGTCCCAATAGGTGCCGGTCGAGGTAGGCGAGGTCTCCGTCGAGCCCCAGCCGGTGTAGAACACGATGCGCTCGCCGGTGGTGCGGATCGCCAGCGCCTGCATGCGGTCGTAGAGATCGTCGGGCAGCCGCGCGCCGCCATAGGCCATCACGCCGAGGTTCTTGAAGAAGCCGCGGCACAACGCATCGTCCTTCTCCATCGCTGCCGCCAGCGCGGCATAGCCGGCGGGCACGTTGGCATAATAGGTCGGCGACACCTCGCGCAGATTGCGCAGCGTCTCGTCGAACAGGCCGGGCACCGGCCGGCCGTCGTCGATATACAGCGTGCCGCCCTCGATCAGCAGCGGATGACACAGCGCGTTGCCGCCCATCGTGTGATTCCACGGCATCCAGTCGAGATAGACCGGCGGCGGACCGTTGGGGTCGCGCGGCCGCACCTGCATCATCATGGTGGCGTTGGCGCACATCATGCGCTGGGTGTTAATCACCGCT
Coding sequences:
- a CDS encoding AMP-binding protein, producing MNAQAAAVLTQPAFRKIDWLERDIDVERRPDGVIILKSRVPLMDYPTHLPASLAKWAELRPDLAWLAQRVGDDRQWRHVTYAEAKRTVDALTQALLDMRLEADRPVAILSGNSIEHALMTQALMQARHPAAPVSPAYSLMSQDHAKLKYLFDLIRPVAVMVQDGPQFQKALDALDLTGIRLIHVARPPEGLASMSFADMAVTQPTAAVEESIAKITPDTIGKLLFTSGSTGVPKAVINTQRMMCANATMMMQVRPRDPNGPPPVYLDWMPWNHTMGGNALCHPLLIEGGTLYIDDGRPVPGLFDETLRNLREVSPTYYANVPAGYAALAAAMEKDDALCRGFFKNLGVMAYGGARLPDDLYDRMQALAIRTTGERIVFYTGWGSTETSPTSTGTYWDTERVGLIGLPFPGVEVKMVPTDGKYELRLRGVNVMPGYYRQPDLTKAAFDEEGFYKIGDAAVFVDEQDPVQGLIFSGRVMEDFKLTTGTFVHVGSLRTDAISAATPVVQDALVAGQDRAWIGLLAWPNLAACRALIGEPDAGFAEVVKHPKVLACLKQGLEAHNAHADGGSSRRIARAMWMVEPASIDGNELTDKGYVNQRAGLARRADLVERLYADSPGEDVIILN